CCTGCCCGACAGCCACTACTGGCCCGGCCTGGCGGCATCCGGCCCGCAATCATGAACGCCCCGAGCGCGCCGCGGCCGCTGCCCATCGACGTCATCTCGATCCAGTCGCAAGTGGTGTACGGGCACGTGGGCAACAACGCCGCCATGCCCACGCTGCGGGCCATGGGGCTGCGGGCGGCCGCGGTGCCCACGGTGCTGCTCAGCAACACGCCGCACTACCCCAGCCTGCACGGCGGCGCCATTCCGGCCGACTGGTTTGCCGGCTACCTGCGCGACCTGGTCGCGCGCGGTGTCGTGGCGCGCGCCCGCGCCATACTGGTGGGCTTCCTGGCCGACCCCAACCAGGCCGCCCTGCTGGGCGAATGGCTGGACCAGGCCCTGGCCGCCAACCCGGCCCTGCGCATCCACGTCGACCCGGTCATCGGCGATTTCGACCACGGCGTCTATACCGACCCGCGCCTGACCCAGGCCTGGCGCACCCAGCTGCTGCCGCGCGCGCATGGCCTGACGCCCAACCACTTCGAGCTCGAACAACTGGCCGGCGCCACGCTGCACACGCTGCAGGCCACCCACGATGCCGCCGCGCGGCTGCTGGGCGGCGGCACCGAGTGGGTGGTGGTCACCAGCGCGGCGCCGCAAAGCTGGCCGGCCGGCCAGATGCACGTGGCCGTGGTCACGCGCGCCCAGCAGCGCGTCATCAGCCACCCGGTCGTGCCATGCGCGACCAAGGGCGTCGGCGACCTGTTCGCCGCGCGCCTGGCCGGCCACCTGCTGGCGGGCGCCCCGCTCGAAAACGCCGTCGAGCAGGCCTGCCGCCACGTAGTGGCCATCCTGCGCGAGACTGCGCGGCTGGGCTGGGAAGAACTGGCCCTGCCGCCGGCGCCCGCATGACGGCGCGGGCAACGGATGGCCCGGCTGGCGGCATGCCTGCGGCCTGGCGGGCCCGCGTGGCGGGTTATGGCTGGACGCGCCAGGAAATCGGCCGGTCCGATGCCTCGGTATTCCGGCTGGCGGCACCGGGCCGGCCAGCCTTGTTCGTCAAGACCGAACCGCTCTGCGGCGGGCCGGCCGAGCTGCCCGGCGAAGCGCAGCGGCTGCGCTGGCTGGCCGCGCAGGGGCAGCCGTGCCCGCGGGTGCTGGAACTGGCCACGGCGCACGACTGCCATTGGCTGTTGATGACGGCCGTGCCAGGCCGCGACCTGGCTTGCTCGCCCGGGCTGCCGCCGGCGCGCATCATCGAACTTGCCGCCGCGGCATTGCGCGCACTTCATGGCCTGGATGCCGCCGTTTGCCCTTTCGACCACCGCGCCGCGCAACGCATCGGGCATGCGCGGCGGCGCATGCTGGCGGGCCTGGTGGACGAAGACGATTTCGATGACGAACGCTCGGGCCAAAGCGCTGCGCAGGTGTTCGCCACTCTGCAGCGCCAGCAGCCGCGGCACGAAGACCTGGTAGTCACCCACGGCGACGCGTGCCTGCCCAACCTGTTGGCCGACGATGGCCGCTTTGCCGGCTTTGTCGATTGCGGACGGCTGGGCGTGGCCGACCGCCACCAAGACCTGGCCCTGGCGGCCCGCAGCATTCAGTACAACCTGGGCACCGGCTGGGGGCAGGCATTTCTCGACGCCTATGGCGGCCTCATCGATCCAGCCCGGCTGGCGTTCTACCGCCTGCTCGACGAATTCTTCTGAAGCGCTGCGCGCTTGAACAGGCATCCGGCTCCCGCCAGGGCGCCAGGCGCCCATGGCACTGCCTTAGAAAGACGGCGTTTTGCCTGGGTATTGCCCAGGTGTCAGGCTCCGCCAGGTGCCTGACACCTGGTTCTAGCGCGGCATCATGCCCGCACGGCCCTGGCCCGGGATACTTTCAGGAACGAGGCCAGGGCCGGATTGTCGTCGCCCCGGCGCCATGCCACCGAGATTTCCTGGCCCAGGAAGCGGCTGCGGTCGGCCAGCGGCAGGTATTGCACCTTGGGATGCATGAGCGATGCCAGGTTGCTGGGCACCAGGGCCACCGACA
This genomic window from Bordetella petrii contains:
- the pdxK gene encoding pyridoxine/pyridoxal/pyridoxamine kinase; this translates as MNAPSAPRPLPIDVISIQSQVVYGHVGNNAAMPTLRAMGLRAAAVPTVLLSNTPHYPSLHGGAIPADWFAGYLRDLVARGVVARARAILVGFLADPNQAALLGEWLDQALAANPALRIHVDPVIGDFDHGVYTDPRLTQAWRTQLLPRAHGLTPNHFELEQLAGATLHTLQATHDAAARLLGGGTEWVVVTSAAPQSWPAGQMHVAVVTRAQQRVISHPVVPCATKGVGDLFAARLAGHLLAGAPLENAVEQACRHVVAILRETARLGWEELALPPAPA
- a CDS encoding APH(3')-II family aminoglycoside O-phosphotransferase, with the protein product MTARATDGPAGGMPAAWRARVAGYGWTRQEIGRSDASVFRLAAPGRPALFVKTEPLCGGPAELPGEAQRLRWLAAQGQPCPRVLELATAHDCHWLLMTAVPGRDLACSPGLPPARIIELAAAALRALHGLDAAVCPFDHRAAQRIGHARRRMLAGLVDEDDFDDERSGQSAAQVFATLQRQQPRHEDLVVTHGDACLPNLLADDGRFAGFVDCGRLGVADRHQDLALAARSIQYNLGTGWGQAFLDAYGGLIDPARLAFYRLLDEFF